A genomic segment from Amygdalobacter nucleatus encodes:
- the nusA gene encoding transcription termination factor NusA: protein MNAELIQAIKDLCKERGIDAEVLFQAIEEALVSAYKREFNAKNAENIRAEVDRDTCEMHVFLMKEVVEEVSDPNSEISLADATSIDSDFELGDLLEYELSPQDFGRLAAQTAKSVINQKLIDAESNRISAEFTNRIGELASGIVQRKDRRDVVVDIGRADAILQVREQVRQDVYNFGQRMRFYILKVDTKHGRPVVYVSRSHPQLIAKLFEAEVPEIQEGIVRIYSVSREAGFRSKIAVYSTDPDVDPVGACIGNRRMRINNIMEELHGEKIDIVQYDEDPETFILNALSPAKVLRVTLYQEGDTNVAEVVVPDNQLPLAIGRSGQNARLAARLTGWHVDIKSASQAEDYQAKLDDDLAESIDAITEQALAKVEANNQTKADAETETETAE, encoded by the coding sequence ATGAATGCAGAACTGATTCAAGCAATCAAGGACTTGTGCAAAGAACGTGGCATTGATGCTGAAGTTTTATTTCAGGCCATAGAAGAAGCCCTTGTTTCAGCTTACAAACGTGAGTTCAACGCTAAGAATGCCGAGAACATTCGCGCTGAAGTAGATAGAGATACTTGCGAGATGCACGTATTCCTGATGAAAGAGGTAGTTGAGGAGGTATCTGACCCCAACTCAGAAATTAGCTTGGCTGATGCCACAAGCATTGATAGCGACTTTGAACTAGGCGATTTGCTTGAATATGAACTTTCTCCTCAAGATTTTGGCCGCTTGGCAGCCCAGACAGCTAAGAGCGTGATCAACCAAAAATTAATCGATGCAGAAAGCAACCGTATCAGTGCTGAGTTCACCAACCGTATCGGTGAATTAGCAAGCGGTATTGTGCAACGTAAAGATAGACGCGATGTTGTTGTTGATATTGGCCGTGCAGATGCAATTTTGCAAGTGCGCGAACAAGTTAGACAAGATGTTTATAACTTTGGTCAACGTATGCGCTTCTATATTCTCAAGGTTGATACCAAACATGGTCGCCCTGTTGTTTATGTCTCTCGTAGTCATCCACAATTGATAGCCAAATTGTTTGAAGCTGAAGTGCCTGAAATTCAAGAGGGTATCGTTCGAATTTACAGCGTTTCACGTGAAGCTGGCTTTAGAAGCAAGATTGCTGTTTACAGTACAGACCCAGATGTTGATCCAGTTGGTGCTTGCATTGGTAATCGCAGGATGCGTATCAACAACATCATGGAAGAATTACATGGCGAAAAGATTGATATTGTTCAATACGATGAAGATCCAGAAACATTCATTTTGAATGCTTTGTCACCAGCTAAAGTTTTGCGTGTCACCTTGTATCAAGAAGGCGATACAAACGTAGCAGAGGTAGTTGTACCAGACAATCAATTACCATTAGCTATCGGTCGTTCTGGTCAGAATGCTCGTTTGGCTGCTCGCTTGACAGGTTGGCATGTTGATATTAAGAGCGCTTCACAAGCTGAAGATTATCAAGCAAAATTGGATGATGATTTAGCAGAATCAATTGACGCTATTACAGAACAAGCTTTGGCTAAGGTTGAGGCTAATAACCAGACAAAAGCTGACGCTGAAACAGAAACAGAAACTGCTGAGTAA
- a CDS encoding L7Ae/L30e/S12e/Gadd45 family ribosomal protein, giving the protein MDLDITAINRNGQTNESDFALPKERAELLEKVQSLLGLARRARHLQLGLTAVTKLIASGEVELIFVASDLAEDSKRKLHNLLASKEHLLKHNYYCCNMFTRAELSAKLDSERAVLALPVDGFSQSLKQSLLTYKELLQANLQDQEIDPSNYFSKLQAVCRTYTKRVTQSKQHKNKLVGQHEQTKGLRQLRGGKIAHVGRDK; this is encoded by the coding sequence TTGGATTTAGACATAACGGCGATAAATCGAAATGGCCAAACGAATGAGTCTGATTTTGCTTTGCCCAAAGAAAGGGCGGAGCTTTTAGAGAAAGTTCAGAGCTTGCTTGGCTTGGCTAGACGAGCTAGGCACCTGCAGCTTGGTTTAACGGCTGTAACTAAGCTGATTGCTAGTGGAGAGGTGGAGCTTATCTTTGTAGCCAGTGATTTGGCGGAAGATAGTAAGCGTAAATTGCATAACCTATTGGCGAGCAAGGAACACCTGCTTAAGCATAATTACTATTGCTGTAATATGTTTACCCGGGCAGAACTAAGTGCAAAGCTTGATAGCGAAAGAGCTGTATTGGCCTTGCCAGTCGATGGATTTAGCCAGTCACTTAAGCAGAGCTTGCTGACTTACAAAGAACTTTTGCAGGCAAATTTACAAGATCAGGAAATTGATCCGAGTAATTATTTTTCAAAGCTGCAGGCTGTATGTCGTACTTATACCAAACGAGTTACTCAGTCAAAGCAACATAAGAATAAATTAGTTGGACAACATGAACAGACAAAAGGTCTTAGGCAGTTACGAGGAGGGAAAATAGCGCATGTCGGAAGAGATAAATAA